In one Moritella sp. 5 genomic region, the following are encoded:
- the rpsJ gene encoding 30S ribosomal protein S10, producing the protein MQNQRIRIRLKAFDHRLIDQSTAEIVETAKRTGAQVRGPIPLPTRKERFTVLTSPHVNKDARDQYEIRTHKRLVDIVEPTEKTVDALMRLDLAAGVDVQISLG; encoded by the coding sequence ATGCAGAACCAAAGAATCCGTATCCGCTTAAAAGCGTTCGATCATCGTCTTATCGATCAGTCTACAGCGGAAATCGTTGAAACTGCAAAACGCACTGGCGCACAAGTACGTGGACCTATTCCACTACCAACGCGCAAAGAGCGTTTCACAGTGCTTACTTCTCCGCACGTTAACAAAGATGCGCGTGACCAGTACGAAATTCGTACTCACAAGCGCCTGGTTGACATCGTTGAGCCAACAGAAAAAACCGTTGACGCTCTTATGCGTTTAGATCTAGCTGCTGGTGTTGATGTTCAAATCAGCCTTGGCTAG
- the rplC gene encoding 50S ribosomal protein L3 → MMIGLIGRKVGMTRIFTEDGVSIPVSVIECEPNRVTQVKTLETDGYRALQVTTGTKKASRVNKPEAGHFAKAKVEAGRGLWEFRLETGEGEAVEVGAELNVNIFAETAKVDVTGTSKGKGFAGVIKRWNFAMQDATHGNSLAHRAPGSIGQCQTPGRVFKGKKMAGHMGAERVTILSLDVVRVDSERNLVLVKGAIPGAINGNVIIKPAVKA, encoded by the coding sequence ATAATGATTGGTCTAATCGGACGTAAAGTTGGTATGACACGTATCTTCACTGAAGATGGCGTTTCTATCCCAGTATCCGTTATTGAATGTGAGCCTAACCGCGTTACTCAAGTTAAAACACTTGAAACTGACGGTTACCGCGCACTTCAAGTGACCACTGGCACGAAAAAAGCTAGCAGAGTAAACAAGCCAGAAGCGGGTCATTTCGCTAAAGCTAAAGTTGAAGCTGGTCGTGGCCTTTGGGAATTCCGTCTGGAAACAGGCGAAGGCGAAGCTGTTGAAGTTGGCGCTGAGCTAAACGTAAACATCTTTGCTGAAACGGCTAAAGTAGACGTTACAGGTACATCTAAAGGTAAAGGTTTCGCAGGCGTTATTAAACGTTGGAACTTTGCTATGCAAGATGCTACTCACGGTAACTCTCTTGCTCACCGTGCACCGGGTTCAATTGGCCAATGCCAAACTCCAGGTCGCGTGTTTAAAGGCAAAAAAATGGCAGGTCACATGGGAGCAGAACGTGTAACGATCTTGTCTCTTGATGTGGTACGTGTTGATAGTGAACGTAACCTAGTACTTGTTAAAGGTGCTATTCCAGGTGCGATCAACGGCAACGTAATTATCAAACCAGCTGTTAAAGCTTAA